The Anopheles gambiae chromosome 2, idAnoGambNW_F1_1, whole genome shotgun sequence genomic sequence acaaacaaccttGCTGCACGCAAAGACGAGCAACAAACCACGGTGAAAAACTAATCCTTTCTTGATTAATTCGCTCTACGTACGTAGTGTAAAGATGAACCGTTTGTTCGGCAAATCGAAACCCAAAGAACCGGGCCCAAGCATCAGTGATTGTATCAGCGGGGTAAGAATCAGATTAGCAACAGCCAGTCCCGACCGATGACTCACCGCTCGGGCATTCCCTATCATCCCCTCTCTTACCCATCCAGGTCGATGCACGGGCGGAAGCAATCGAGGGAAAGATCAAAACGTTGGACAATGAGCTGCGCAAATACAAGGACCAGATGGCCAAGATGCGCGAGGGGCCGGCCAAGAACGCCGTCAAGCAGAAGGCGATGCGGGTGTTGAAGCAGCGCAAACAGTACGAGAGCCAGGTAGAGAACCTGCGGAACCAGTCGTTCAACATGGAGCAGGCCAACTTTGCGCACCAGACGCTGAAGGACACGCAGGCAACGGTGAGCGCCATGAAGGACGGCATGAAGTCGATGAAGAAAGAGTTCAAAAAGATCAACATCGAGGAGATCGAGGACATACAGGACGACATGGCGGACATGCTGGAGCAGGCGGACGAAGTGCAGGAAGCGATGGGCCGAACGTACGGCATGCCCGAGCTGGACGATGATGAGCTGCAGGCCGAGCTGGATGCGCTCGGCGACGAAATTGCCCTCGACGACGATGCCAGCTACCTGGACGATGTGGTGAAAGCGCCGGAAGCACCGGACAAGGAACCGGGTGCGGATAGCGTCACCAACAAGGACGGCATACTGGTGGACGAGTTCGGCCTGCCAAAGATTCCTGCCTCCGTCAAAACGACCTAAGCGGCTTTGGCGCAGCATCCCGCCTGTGCGATGATTCAGCTATTTGAGTGGCCTTCTTCAATTAAACACTCCCTCGTGTATTCGGCATCATCTGCATGGCGTTTGCCTTTAACTTATGTTTAAATACAGCACCCGTAATCAGCCAACGGCATACGAGAAAGCACCACTGTTTTGTAAGTGAACCGTATTTTCTTTACCATATTATATTTTATCgaatgatttaaaattgttctgtTAACTTAATTTCTATACTTTCTTATGAGCAGCCCTAATAGACGTACAAAAAAATCCGAAACAACCAGTCACCTTTCCCCTCTACTCGCTAATTTCGTCTATTACCGGCACATTCTGCAGATCGGAGCATTTGCGGCGCAGCAGATCGATTTGCTCCTTCAGATATCGCTCCTTTGCCGCGGCACGCTGCAGCAAAATTTTAGCCTTCTCCAGCAGCTGACTTTTCTTCTCCAACTTGTCCCTCAACTCTTCGTCTGCTCCGGTCGCCGTATCAGCGCGGTTCGGTCCGCCGGACCCCGCTGCGCCCGCACTCACCTTGCACCGGGTGCACCTGACGCTCGACAGCAGCTCTATTTCCACCTGCTGCACAGACACTTTGTTGAGCGCGTCGGTGAGATTTTGCTGCATCTTTTCGTGCTCCTTCTTCAGCCGATCGTACAGCTCCTTGGCGATCGTTTCATTCGGCGGGTTGGCAAGCGATTCCGCACTGGCCGCCCGTTCGCGATTGCGATGCTCTTTCAAATGCTTGTTCTCAGCCCGAAGCTTCTCGATCATACGCTTCAGGGTGAGTACGGTTTGCTCGAGATTAGCATTCCGCTCCGCTAGGTCGTTCGTGCCGCTTCGCCGGCTGCAACGCACGCAGAGATTCTCGAAATTGATAGACTCTGGACATCCGGCCGTTGCTTTGGCGATTTCTTCCTTCAAAGCGATCACATACCTTGTAGAAACACGACAAGGggaaaaaacgaacgaaaataCAGAACCATTAACCACTAGTAGTTATCAACAGCACGACAATCGAGTACATACATAACGTACGTTTTTTCCTAACGCTCTGGGAAATCCCCAGTAAAACTCGTCTCGTATCAAGCGTTTAATTTAATAACCATCATTCCACCGCCCAAGGCGGTTCCGATGATGATAGCAAGATGGAACGTTTGCAAGAATGTAATGATGATTCATTGCGCAAACGGCAAACATTCGAATGCAATATTCTAAACTATCGTTAAATA encodes the following:
- the LOC1274775 gene encoding charged multivesicular body protein 5; amino-acid sequence: MNRLFGKSKPKEPGPSISDCISGVDARAEAIEGKIKTLDNELRKYKDQMAKMREGPAKNAVKQKAMRVLKQRKQYESQVENLRNQSFNMEQANFAHQTLKDTQATVSAMKDGMKSMKKEFKKINIEEIEDIQDDMADMLEQADEVQEAMGRTYGMPELDDDELQAELDALGDEIALDDDASYLDDVVKAPEAPDKEPGADSVTNKDGILVDEFGLPKIPASVKTT